The following proteins are encoded in a genomic region of Burkholderia cepacia:
- a CDS encoding NADH:flavin oxidoreductase encodes MRYPHLFKPMQLNQLTLRNRIVSTAHAEVYAEPGGLPGDRYIRYYEEKAKGGVGLAICGGSSPVSIDSPQGWWKSVNLSTDKIIDPLTRLADTMHKHGAKIMIQATHMGRRSSFHGEHWPHLMSPSGVREPVHRGNAKIIEIEEIRRIIGDFAAAAKRVKAAGMDGIEISAAHQHLIDQFWSKRSNHRTDEWGGSLENRLRFGIEVLTAVREAVGKDFCVGLRMCGDEFHEDGLDHEALKEIAQAMSETGLIDYLSVVGSGGDTHNTIANCMPPMALPPEPFVHLAAGIKSVVKIPVMHAQSIRDAGQAERLLATGMIDLVGMTRAQIADPHMVIKIRDGREDEIKQCVGANYCIDRQYNGLDVLCIQNAATSREATMPHIIEKSRGPKRKVVVVGAGPAGLEAARVAKLRGHDVVLFEKNAEVGGQVMIAAKAPQREQMSGIIRWFDMETKRLGVDRRLGVAADEKMIMAEKPDIVVLATGGSSFTWQVPGWGVAEGLAVSSWDILTGKVEPKQNVLLFDGVSTHAGAGVADFMASRGSKVEVVTPDVKVADDCGGTTFPIFYRRLYAFGVIPTPNTMLDRVYQEDGKMIAVLRNEYTEELEERAVDQVVIENGSSPNDELYWKLKPESVNRGQIDPHTLFAAEPQPCLSEELGNGRFLLFRVGDCISMHNVHGAIYDSLRLVKDF; translated from the coding sequence ATGCGTTATCCCCACCTGTTCAAACCCATGCAGCTGAACCAGCTGACGCTGCGTAACCGGATCGTCAGCACCGCGCATGCGGAGGTGTATGCCGAGCCGGGCGGCCTGCCGGGCGACCGCTATATCCGCTACTACGAAGAAAAGGCCAAGGGCGGCGTGGGCCTCGCGATCTGCGGCGGGTCGAGCCCCGTGTCGATCGACAGCCCGCAGGGCTGGTGGAAATCGGTGAACCTGTCGACCGACAAGATCATCGATCCGCTCACGCGCCTCGCCGACACGATGCACAAGCACGGCGCGAAGATCATGATCCAGGCGACGCACATGGGCCGTCGCTCGTCGTTCCACGGCGAGCACTGGCCGCACCTGATGTCGCCGTCGGGTGTGCGCGAACCCGTGCACCGCGGCAACGCGAAGATCATCGAGATCGAGGAAATCCGCCGCATCATCGGCGATTTCGCGGCGGCCGCGAAGCGCGTGAAGGCAGCCGGCATGGACGGCATCGAAATCTCGGCCGCCCACCAGCACCTGATCGACCAGTTCTGGAGCAAGCGTTCGAATCACCGCACCGACGAATGGGGCGGCAGCCTGGAAAACCGCCTGCGCTTCGGTATCGAAGTGCTGACGGCCGTGCGCGAGGCGGTTGGCAAGGATTTCTGCGTCGGCCTGCGCATGTGCGGCGACGAATTCCACGAGGACGGCCTCGATCACGAAGCGCTGAAGGAAATCGCACAGGCGATGTCGGAGACGGGCCTGATCGACTACCTGAGCGTGGTCGGCTCGGGTGGCGACACGCACAACACGATCGCGAACTGCATGCCGCCGATGGCATTGCCGCCGGAGCCGTTCGTGCACCTCGCGGCCGGCATCAAGTCGGTCGTGAAGATTCCGGTGATGCACGCGCAGAGCATCCGCGATGCGGGCCAGGCCGAGCGCCTGCTCGCGACCGGCATGATCGACCTGGTCGGCATGACGCGCGCGCAGATCGCCGATCCGCACATGGTGATCAAGATCCGCGACGGCCGCGAAGACGAAATCAAGCAGTGCGTCGGCGCGAACTACTGCATCGACCGCCAGTACAACGGCCTCGACGTGCTGTGCATCCAGAACGCGGCGACGTCGCGTGAAGCGACGATGCCGCACATCATCGAGAAGTCGCGCGGCCCGAAGCGCAAGGTCGTGGTGGTCGGCGCGGGCCCGGCGGGGCTTGAAGCGGCGCGCGTCGCGAAGCTGCGCGGCCACGACGTCGTGCTGTTCGAGAAGAATGCGGAAGTGGGCGGGCAGGTGATGATCGCCGCCAAGGCGCCGCAGCGCGAACAGATGTCGGGGATCATCCGCTGGTTCGACATGGAAACGAAGCGCCTCGGCGTCGACCGCCGTCTCGGCGTGGCCGCCGACGAGAAGATGATCATGGCCGAGAAGCCGGACATCGTCGTGCTCGCGACGGGCGGGTCGAGCTTCACGTGGCAGGTGCCGGGCTGGGGCGTGGCTGAAGGTCTGGCCGTCAGCTCGTGGGACATCCTGACCGGCAAGGTCGAGCCCAAGCAGAACGTGCTGCTGTTCGACGGCGTGAGCACGCATGCCGGTGCGGGCGTGGCCGACTTCATGGCGAGCCGCGGCTCGAAGGTCGAGGTCGTCACGCCGGACGTGAAGGTCGCCGACGATTGCGGCGGCACGACGTTTCCGATCTTCTATCGCCGCCTGTATGCGTTCGGCGTGATCCCGACACCGAACACGATGCTCGATCGCGTCTATCAGGAGGACGGCAAGATGATTGCCGTGCTGCGCAACGAGTACACGGAAGAACTGGAAGAGCGCGCGGTCGACCAGGTGGTGATCGAGAACGGTTCGTCGCCGAACGACGAGCTGTACTGGAAGCTCAAGCCGGAATCGGTGAACCGCGGCCAGATCGATCCGCACACGCTGTTCGCGGCCGAGCCGCAACCGTGCCTGTCGGAAGAACTCGGCAACGGCCGTTTCCTGCTGTTCCGTGTCGGCGACTGCATTTCGATGCACAACGTCCACGGTGCGATCTACGACTCGCTGCGTCTCGTGAAGGATTTCTAA
- a CDS encoding (Fe-S)-binding protein has product MNPSFLITALLWLSVAGLAFAVAKRSSYWRLGRATAPGSFGVANLFAIPKRYFVDLHHVVARDPYIAKTHVATAGGAIGALALVFINYGLAIYSPWLDKLIFLAALAMLVGAVFVWRRRAAKDVPARLSKGPWNTLPWLLGSFALGLVLFMLVPTGAMSGAFAVLCAVLIGVGAFTMTVGAAKGGPMKHAIAGLLHLAFHPRQERFAATRESFTGNGTATPPTALKLPDIEHQEYGVEKPVEFRWNQLLSFDACVQCGKCEAACPAFASGQPLNPKKLIQDLVVGMAGGTDAAYAGSPSPGLAVGQHRGEPNGPIVSGLIEEQTLWSCTTCRACVQECPMLIEHVDAIVDMRRNRTLVHGTVPGKGQEVLANLRETGTMGGYDTAARYDWSVDLSAPVAQPGKPVDVLFVAGEGAFDMRYQRTLRAFVKVLNKAGVDYAVLGSTETDTGDVARRLGDEATFQQMAKRLIGTLGTLSYKQIVTADPHVMHSLRNEYRALGLRVTVKHHTSYLAELADSGKIAPKAIEALQEKRTTYHDPCYLGRYNGETEAPRKLLKTIGIQVVEMERNGMRGRCCGGGGGAPLTDIPGKQRIPDIRIADARTIGADVVAVACPNCTAMLEGVVGPRPDVLDVAELVAASLE; this is encoded by the coding sequence ATGAACCCGTCCTTCCTCATTACCGCCCTGTTGTGGCTGTCGGTGGCGGGGCTCGCGTTCGCGGTCGCGAAGCGCTCGTCCTACTGGCGGCTCGGCCGCGCCACGGCGCCCGGCTCGTTCGGCGTCGCGAACCTGTTCGCGATCCCGAAGCGCTATTTCGTCGACCTGCACCACGTGGTCGCCCGCGATCCGTACATCGCGAAGACGCACGTGGCGACGGCCGGCGGCGCGATCGGCGCGCTTGCGCTGGTGTTCATCAACTATGGCCTCGCGATCTACTCGCCGTGGCTCGACAAGCTGATCTTCCTCGCGGCGCTCGCGATGCTGGTCGGCGCGGTGTTCGTGTGGCGCCGGCGCGCGGCGAAGGACGTGCCCGCACGGTTGTCGAAAGGCCCGTGGAATACGCTGCCCTGGCTGCTCGGCTCGTTCGCGCTCGGCCTCGTGCTGTTCATGCTGGTGCCGACCGGCGCGATGTCGGGTGCGTTCGCGGTGCTCTGCGCAGTGCTGATCGGCGTCGGCGCGTTCACGATGACGGTCGGCGCCGCGAAGGGCGGCCCGATGAAGCATGCGATCGCCGGCCTGCTGCACCTTGCATTCCACCCGCGCCAGGAACGGTTTGCCGCCACGCGTGAATCGTTCACGGGCAACGGCACGGCCACGCCGCCGACCGCACTGAAGCTGCCGGACATCGAGCATCAGGAATACGGTGTCGAGAAGCCGGTCGAATTCCGCTGGAACCAGCTGCTGAGTTTCGACGCCTGCGTGCAGTGCGGCAAGTGCGAAGCCGCGTGCCCCGCGTTTGCGTCGGGCCAGCCGCTGAACCCGAAGAAGCTGATCCAGGATCTTGTCGTCGGCATGGCCGGCGGCACCGATGCGGCTTACGCGGGCAGCCCGTCGCCGGGCCTCGCGGTCGGCCAGCATCGCGGTGAGCCGAACGGCCCGATCGTGTCGGGCCTGATCGAGGAGCAGACACTGTGGTCGTGCACGACCTGCCGCGCTTGCGTGCAAGAATGCCCGATGCTGATTGAACACGTCGACGCGATCGTCGACATGCGCCGCAACCGCACGCTCGTGCACGGCACGGTGCCGGGCAAGGGCCAGGAAGTGCTCGCGAACCTGCGCGAGACGGGCACGATGGGTGGCTACGACACCGCCGCGCGCTACGACTGGTCGGTCGACCTGAGCGCGCCCGTCGCACAGCCGGGCAAGCCGGTCGACGTGCTGTTCGTCGCGGGTGAGGGTGCATTCGACATGCGCTACCAGCGCACGCTGCGCGCGTTCGTGAAGGTGCTGAACAAGGCGGGTGTCGACTACGCGGTGCTCGGCTCGACCGAGACCGATACGGGCGACGTCGCACGTCGGCTCGGCGACGAAGCGACGTTCCAGCAGATGGCGAAGCGCCTGATCGGCACGCTCGGCACGCTGTCGTACAAGCAGATCGTGACGGCCGACCCGCACGTGATGCACAGCCTGCGCAACGAATACCGCGCGCTCGGGCTGCGCGTGACGGTCAAGCACCACACGTCCTATCTCGCCGAACTCGCCGACAGCGGCAAGATCGCACCGAAGGCCATCGAGGCGCTGCAGGAAAAGCGCACGACGTACCACGATCCGTGCTACCTCGGCCGCTACAACGGCGAGACGGAAGCGCCGCGCAAGCTGCTGAAGACGATCGGCATCCAGGTCGTCGAGATGGAGCGCAACGGCATGCGTGGCCGCTGCTGCGGCGGTGGCGGCGGTGCGCCGCTGACCGACATCCCCGGCAAGCAGCGCATTCCCGACATCCGCATCGCCGACGCACGCACGATCGGCGCGGACGTGGTCGCGGTTGCCTGCCCGAACTGCACGGCCATGCTCGAAGGCGTCGTGGGCCCGCGCCCCGACGTGCTCGACGTCGCCGAACTCGTCGCCGCCTCGCTGGAGTGA
- a CDS encoding electron transfer flavoprotein subunit alpha/FixB family protein → MNTIKRIDPRRPFIITAAGLKRITLGEEGSADANAAYGAAHGHGAAAAKPRRALQDPKHVMLVVAHGERGALDDHSRQAIAAAAVLADAQTEVALLAFGELKDDVAELGVDKLLELTGFDRRTFDPESELQALQACVAALAPKHVFVPDNATGDGDLGRRYAAAAGASVATHVVEIDAKHVGAYAQAGRAFATRALPDVILLAQNAVDAKLPFVGAGERLAADFIRPAHDATQPYRDLGLDEIDAAQVALEEADFIVSAGNGVSDIGAFEQLAGAFGAAIGASRVAVDNGHFTRDKQVGATGKTVEASVYIAFGISGAVQHLQGIKDCRHVIAVNLDGSAPIAKRANLTVVGDAQATIAALIEQVQAARAARGESPAAVGTREPEGVAA, encoded by the coding sequence ATGAACACGATCAAACGAATCGATCCGCGCCGGCCGTTCATCATCACGGCCGCCGGCCTGAAGCGCATCACGCTCGGCGAGGAAGGCAGCGCCGATGCGAACGCCGCGTACGGGGCCGCTCACGGCCATGGCGCAGCGGCCGCGAAGCCGCGCCGCGCGCTGCAGGATCCGAAGCACGTGATGCTGGTGGTCGCGCACGGCGAACGCGGCGCGCTCGACGACCATTCGCGGCAGGCGATCGCCGCTGCCGCCGTGCTCGCCGACGCGCAAACCGAAGTCGCGCTGCTCGCGTTCGGCGAGTTGAAGGATGACGTAGCCGAACTCGGCGTCGACAAGCTGCTCGAGTTGACCGGCTTCGATCGCCGCACGTTCGATCCCGAAAGCGAACTGCAAGCATTGCAGGCCTGTGTGGCCGCGCTCGCACCGAAACACGTGTTCGTACCCGACAACGCAACGGGTGACGGCGATCTTGGCCGGCGTTACGCGGCAGCCGCCGGCGCGAGCGTCGCGACCCACGTCGTCGAGATCGACGCGAAGCACGTCGGTGCGTATGCGCAGGCCGGGCGCGCGTTTGCCACGCGCGCGCTGCCCGACGTGATCCTGCTCGCGCAGAACGCGGTCGACGCGAAGCTGCCGTTTGTCGGCGCGGGCGAACGCCTGGCCGCGGATTTCATCCGCCCGGCCCATGACGCCACGCAGCCGTACCGCGATCTCGGCCTCGACGAAATCGATGCGGCGCAGGTCGCGCTCGAGGAAGCCGATTTCATCGTGTCGGCCGGCAACGGCGTGTCCGACATCGGCGCGTTCGAGCAGCTGGCCGGTGCATTCGGCGCCGCGATCGGCGCGAGCCGCGTCGCGGTCGACAACGGCCACTTCACGCGCGACAAGCAGGTCGGAGCGACCGGCAAGACGGTCGAGGCAAGCGTGTACATCGCGTTCGGCATCTCGGGCGCGGTGCAGCACTTGCAGGGGATCAAGGACTGCCGCCACGTGATCGCGGTGAACCTCGACGGCAGCGCGCCGATCGCGAAGCGCGCGAACCTGACGGTGGTGGGCGACGCGCAGGCGACGATCGCCGCGTTGATCGAACAGGTGCAGGCCGCGCGTGCCGCGCGCGGCGAATCGCCGGCCGCGGTCGGCACCCGTGAACCGGAAGGAGTTGCCGCATGA
- a CDS encoding electron transfer flavoprotein subunit beta/FixA family protein: protein MNAPRPLQRIAVLVSIGRHPVSGVARYSRNDAAALETGRQLAEQHRAKLDVIHAGDPANGALAEYLALGAREVEVLACRDGDDAVHALAARIEDYDLVLTGTRAEGAYDTGMLPYRIAATLGYPLVGSAVDVTVEGGRAAVRQFLPKGLRRRVDAALPAVIAVHPLANAEPRYAYARLRAGAIRPALAAPGANADAAAWTVGPVERKPVKLVAAEKRSGHARMLSATTTESRGGNVVNEGSSVEKAQVILAYLREHQLIDY, encoded by the coding sequence ATGAACGCCCCCCGTCCCTTGCAACGCATCGCGGTGCTCGTGTCCATTGGCCGGCACCCGGTCAGCGGCGTCGCGCGCTACAGCCGCAACGATGCGGCCGCACTTGAAACCGGCCGCCAGCTCGCCGAGCAGCATCGCGCGAAGCTAGACGTGATCCATGCAGGCGACCCCGCGAACGGGGCGCTTGCCGAATACCTCGCGCTCGGCGCGCGGGAGGTCGAGGTGCTGGCCTGTCGCGACGGCGACGATGCCGTGCACGCGCTCGCCGCGCGCATCGAAGACTACGACCTCGTGCTGACCGGCACGCGCGCCGAGGGTGCGTACGACACCGGCATGCTGCCGTACCGCATCGCCGCGACGCTCGGTTATCCGCTGGTCGGCTCGGCCGTCGACGTGACGGTCGAAGGCGGTCGCGCGGCCGTCCGGCAATTTTTGCCGAAAGGGTTGCGGCGGCGCGTCGATGCCGCGCTGCCGGCCGTGATTGCCGTCCATCCGCTCGCCAATGCCGAGCCGCGCTACGCGTACGCGCGGCTGCGCGCGGGCGCGATCCGGCCGGCGCTCGCGGCGCCCGGCGCGAACGCCGACGCGGCCGCGTGGACGGTCGGTCCGGTCGAGCGTAAACCCGTAAAACTGGTCGCCGCCGAGAAGCGCTCCGGGCATGCCCGGATGCTGTCCGCGACGACGACGGAAAGCCGCGGCGGCAACGTCGTAAATGAAGGGAGTTCGGTCGAAAAAGCACAAGTGATCCTCGCGTATTTGCGCGAGCATCAGCTCATCGACTACTGA
- a CDS encoding aromatic ring-hydroxylating oxygenase subunit alpha, with protein sequence MKVSADIRALIERRKEGHSLDAPFYTSEDIFALDMEAIFRQHWIQVAIEPDIPEPGDYVTVELGSDSILIVRDDDMAIRAFHNVCRHRGARLCNEDKGSVGNIVCPYHSWTYNLTGQLMFAEHMGEKFDRCKHSLKSVHVENLAGLIFICLADEPPVDFAQMRAEMEPYLLPHDLPSTKIAAQIDIIEEGNWKLTMENNRECYHCVANHPELTISLYEYGFGYQRSDANAEGMDAFAETCVRRGKEWAEMGLPSAEIEKLLDVTGFRTQRLPLDRSGESQTLDAKVASKKLLGGFEKADLGGLSFWTQPNSWHHFMSDHIVTFSVIPLSAGKTLVRTKWLVHKDAKEGIDYDVKNLTAVWNATNDQDRALVEFSQRGATSSAYEPGPYSPFTEGLVEKFSAWYIGRLAEKTGE encoded by the coding sequence ATGAAAGTATCGGCAGACATTCGTGCATTGATCGAGCGGCGCAAGGAAGGGCACAGCCTCGACGCACCGTTCTACACGAGCGAGGACATCTTCGCGCTCGACATGGAGGCGATTTTCCGCCAGCACTGGATCCAGGTGGCAATCGAGCCGGATATTCCGGAACCGGGCGACTACGTGACCGTGGAACTGGGGAGCGATTCGATCCTGATCGTGCGCGACGACGACATGGCGATCCGCGCGTTCCACAACGTGTGCCGTCACCGCGGCGCGCGCCTGTGCAACGAGGACAAGGGCTCGGTCGGCAACATCGTGTGTCCGTACCACAGCTGGACCTACAACCTGACCGGCCAGCTGATGTTCGCCGAGCACATGGGCGAGAAGTTCGACCGCTGCAAGCACAGCCTGAAGTCGGTGCACGTCGAGAACCTCGCGGGCCTGATCTTCATCTGCCTCGCCGACGAGCCGCCGGTCGACTTCGCGCAGATGCGCGCCGAGATGGAGCCGTACCTGCTGCCGCACGACCTGCCGAGCACGAAGATCGCCGCGCAGATCGACATCATCGAGGAAGGCAACTGGAAGCTCACGATGGAGAACAACCGCGAGTGCTATCACTGCGTCGCGAACCATCCGGAGCTGACGATCTCGTTGTACGAATACGGCTTCGGCTACCAGCGTTCCGACGCGAACGCCGAAGGCATGGACGCATTTGCAGAAACGTGCGTGCGCCGCGGCAAGGAGTGGGCCGAGATGGGCCTGCCGTCCGCGGAAATCGAAAAGCTGCTCGACGTGACGGGTTTCCGCACGCAGCGCCTGCCGCTCGATCGCAGCGGCGAATCGCAGACGCTCGATGCGAAGGTCGCGTCGAAGAAATTGCTCGGCGGCTTCGAAAAGGCCGACCTCGGCGGTCTGTCGTTCTGGACTCAGCCGAACTCGTGGCACCACTTCATGAGCGATCACATCGTGACGTTCTCGGTGATCCCGCTGTCGGCCGGCAAGACGCTCGTGCGCACGAAGTGGCTCGTGCACAAGGATGCGAAGGAAGGCATCGATTACGACGTGAAGAACCTCACGGCCGTGTGGAACGCGACCAACGACCAGGATCGCGCGCTCGTCGAGTTCTCGCAGCGCGGCGCGACCAGCAGTGCGTATGAGCCGGGCCCGTATTCGCCGTTCACGGAAGGTCTCGTTGAAAAATTCTCGGCCTGGTACATCGGCCGGCTCGCCGAAAAAACCGGCGAATAG
- a CDS encoding hybrid-cluster NAD(P)-dependent oxidoreductase encodes MMRDAANFEPTDSRVTRPAFWNALPERWTSDVEETLVCCQVRQETHDVKSFFFRSPQGRSFSFEPGQFLTLELDIDGETINRCYTISSSPARPHTVSITVKRVPGGKVSNWLHDNLQPGAPVRVLGPAGEFTCARHPARKYLFLSAGSGVTPLMSMSRAHHDLAEDRDILFVHSARTPDDIIFARELDLIASNHTNFRTSFVVERLGARTNWPGVTGFLTLPLLKLIAPDFMEREIFTCGPAPYMKAVRDLLDEAGFDRQQYHEESFSFETLAQTASDELLADLAPPAEGGDADTKQYTVSFAKSNREIACGSEQHVLDAARQSGVRLPASCTQGMCGTCKVKLVSGQVEMKHNGGIRQREIDQGMVLLCCSKPLSDLVIDK; translated from the coding sequence ATGATGCGAGATGCGGCCAACTTCGAGCCGACGGACAGCCGGGTTACACGCCCGGCGTTCTGGAACGCCCTTCCCGAGCGCTGGACGAGCGACGTCGAGGAAACGCTGGTGTGCTGCCAGGTGCGGCAGGAAACGCACGACGTGAAGAGTTTCTTCTTCCGTTCGCCGCAGGGCCGCTCGTTCTCGTTCGAGCCCGGGCAGTTCCTCACGCTCGAGCTCGACATCGACGGCGAAACGATCAACCGCTGCTACACGATCTCGTCGTCGCCGGCGCGGCCGCACACGGTGTCGATCACGGTGAAGCGCGTGCCGGGCGGCAAGGTGTCGAACTGGCTGCACGACAACCTGCAGCCGGGTGCCCCGGTGCGCGTGCTCGGCCCGGCCGGCGAGTTCACGTGCGCACGTCATCCGGCGCGCAAGTACCTGTTCCTGTCGGCCGGCTCGGGCGTCACGCCGCTGATGTCGATGAGCCGCGCGCACCATGATCTCGCGGAAGATCGCGACATCCTGTTCGTGCACAGCGCGCGCACGCCGGACGACATCATCTTCGCGCGCGAGCTCGACCTGATCGCGTCGAATCATACGAACTTTCGCACGTCGTTCGTCGTCGAGCGCCTGGGCGCGCGCACGAACTGGCCGGGCGTCACGGGCTTCCTGACACTGCCGCTGCTGAAGCTGATCGCACCGGATTTCATGGAGCGCGAGATTTTCACGTGCGGCCCCGCGCCGTACATGAAGGCCGTGCGCGACCTGCTCGACGAAGCCGGCTTCGATCGCCAGCAGTATCACGAGGAGAGCTTCTCGTTCGAGACGCTCGCGCAGACCGCAAGCGACGAGCTGCTCGCCGATCTCGCGCCGCCGGCCGAAGGCGGCGACGCGGACACGAAGCAGTACACGGTCAGCTTCGCGAAGAGCAATCGCGAGATTGCGTGTGGTTCGGAGCAGCACGTACTCGATGCGGCGCGCCAGTCGGGCGTGCGGCTGCCGGCGTCGTGCACGCAGGGCATGTGCGGCACCTGCAAGGTGAAGCTCGTGTCGGGGCAAGTCGAAATGAAGCACAACGGCGGCATCCGCCAGCGCGAGATCGACCAGGGGATGGTGCTGCTGTGCTGCAGCAAGCCGCTGTCGGATCTCGTGATCGACAAGTAG
- a CDS encoding glycine betaine ABC transporter substrate-binding protein encodes MKLFGKLMWTGALSAMVALSASALADTKPTLKIGYVEGWDDSVATSNVAARVIEKKLGYQVQLVPVAAGIMWQGVARGDLDATLSAWLPVTHGSYWDEYKAKVVDLGANFPDAKIGLIVPAYVKAKSIDDLNAEKGSFGGRIVGIDAGAGVMRKTDDAIKSYGLSYTLMPSSGSAMTAELSRSVNANKPVIVTGWAPHWMFAKWKLRFLEDPKKVFGGAEHVDSVVNPGLETKAKPVVAFLKKFQWKPGEIDSVMLAIQNGSKPEAAADAWIAAHSDRVNSWTEGAQ; translated from the coding sequence ATGAAGCTGTTCGGAAAACTGATGTGGACCGGCGCACTGTCGGCGATGGTGGCACTGAGCGCATCGGCGCTCGCCGATACGAAGCCGACGCTGAAGATCGGTTACGTCGAAGGCTGGGACGACAGCGTTGCGACCTCGAACGTCGCGGCGCGCGTGATCGAGAAGAAGCTCGGTTACCAGGTCCAGCTCGTGCCGGTCGCCGCCGGGATCATGTGGCAGGGCGTCGCGCGTGGCGATCTCGATGCGACGCTGTCCGCGTGGTTGCCGGTCACGCACGGCTCGTACTGGGATGAATACAAGGCCAAGGTCGTCGACCTCGGCGCGAACTTCCCCGATGCCAAGATCGGCCTGATCGTGCCCGCATACGTGAAGGCGAAGAGCATCGACGACCTGAACGCGGAGAAGGGCAGCTTCGGTGGCCGGATCGTCGGTATCGACGCAGGTGCGGGCGTGATGCGCAAGACCGACGACGCGATCAAGAGCTACGGGCTGAGCTACACGCTGATGCCGAGTTCGGGCAGCGCGATGACGGCCGAGCTGTCGCGTTCGGTCAATGCGAACAAGCCGGTGATCGTGACGGGCTGGGCGCCGCACTGGATGTTCGCGAAGTGGAAGCTGCGCTTCCTCGAGGATCCGAAGAAGGTGTTCGGCGGCGCGGAACACGTCGACAGCGTCGTGAATCCGGGGCTCGAAACGAAGGCCAAGCCGGTTGTCGCGTTCCTGAAAAAATTCCAGTGGAAGCCGGGTGAAATCGACAGCGTGATGCTCGCGATCCAGAACGGCTCGAAGCCGGAAGCGGCCGCCGACGCGTGGATTGCGGCGCATTCGGACCGCGTGAATTCGTGGACGGAAGGCGCGCAGTAA